The genomic interval tgctatggaaaaaataaaataggaattattTGGACAGAAAAGCAAAACTTATTCATGATATCAACCCCTTGTTAATGTTCTTTTTGGGGCagaactgttttcttaatttctatggCAACCAGTGCATTTATATATAGCTGTTATATAAAATCCATGtgtcagcttattttttttttagttttaatacaCTCTATATAGTGTTATTCTCTagttgatcttttttttaaattttcttaagcaAGGAGATATTTTCTTATGATAACGTGTCTCATTGTTCTGTTTCTACCCTTGGGAAGTATTTGACTCTCCAAACATAAGTGTTGATTTTGAGAAATTGATGAGAAGGATAGATCACAGCACATAAGTTAACCTGACAGTTGTGTAGGTCTATATATTTTCTTAGCCAAATTGCATAAAACCACAACAGATTTTTGAGAACTGGGATTTTATTAAGTACTTTCTTATGTATGCACTGATCACACTGAAATTGTAATAAATTGCCTACCATATGTTAACTCCTAAAATCAATCTTAATATATAATACTCTTTATATCAAGTACACTATTTTGAAGCCTATCTATAagatatctgttttgttttttatgcaTTACACATAGTTAGCACATCTCTAATGGTTCATTGATATAtatctacatttctttttaaattaatttcatcaGCCTtcattggttaaaaaaatattggTCCAATGCCAAGGTTTGGTTTAGGGTCATAGAAttcccttttgttttgttttgtttccttttctttttcaagagatggggtcttgctttgtcacccaggctggtatgcggtagcacaatcatagctcactgcaacctcaagctcctgggctcaagcaatcctcccacctcaggctcctgagtagctgggactacagatgcatgccaccatgcctggtcaatttgttcttttttagagacagggtcttattatgttgccaaGGGTCAACTTAAACTCcatacctcaagtgatcctcctgcctcagcctcccaaagaactgggattatagatgtgggcCATCATGCCCAGCGAAAATCCAGTTTCTTATATTACATTCATCTCATGAGTTTATTCCCGATCAAattgagatattttaaatttaattgatgATCAAATTGAGATATTTTAATTTCACATGATATCCCATTCAGAGTGTTTGCACATACATGTCTTTATTTGTgagtgagagagggaaagagaatgagaagatgGGTATACTTTGTGAAATTTACTACCACAATGGTAACTTGGTGTTATGCCATCTGTAGTAACTCAtccaacagaaccaaaaaagtataaatgtatgtaatttaatgatgtgttaattttttttccaggaaataatTTGGACTCACCATTAGAAAGCAGAAGTAGTACAGCAGCACAGTATCTTCAAATTTGTGATAGCATTAATACAAATAAAGTACTGAAACAAAAAGCCaagaagaggagaaggggagaaaCCAGGCAGTGGCAAACAGGTAAATACTTTGCTTTATGAATATTATAATGATTTGAGATgtggaagtatttttttttggaatcaaagaaaaatacttgCAGTTTACACAGTAGTTGTACTCTCTGTGTACCTGTTTgtgtatgatatatataattGGTTTTTTCCACATTGTGTGACTGGTACTTAATAAAACTATGCTTGTTTGCTCTTTATTCCAAAGATATTTTTACAGAGAGTTTTCAAGTTGGTTTAACAATAAAGGGTACCTTTTTATCATATCAAAGTGTATATGATACTGCATTTTGGCATATGAGTAGTTCATAGTAGCTCATTACTTTTTAGTAAGCTACTTTgccataaattgcttttattatgtaTGTTTTATGTTACAGGATTTTATTCAACTAGTATAGTTTTCACATAGTGAATGGCAACTAGATTTGGCACCTTTGTtataaaatcctttaaaacagTCTGACCAAATGTCacaactttctcttttctttatctaGCTGTTATAATAGGTCCTGATGGACAGCCCCTCACAGTGTACCCTTGCCATATTTGCACAAAAAAGTTTAAATCCAGGGGATTCttaaaaagacacatgaagaATCATCCTGAtcatttaatgagaaaaaaatatcagtGTACAGATTGTGACTTTACAACTAACAAGAAAGTGAGTTTCCATAACCACTTAGAAAGCCATAAGCTTataaacaaagttgacaaaactCATGAATTTACAGAATACACACGAAGATACAGAGAGGCTAGTCCATTGAGTTCCAATAAACTTATCTTAAGAGACAAGGAGCCGAAGATGCACAAGTGCAAATACTGTGACTATGAAACTGCAGAACAAGGACTGTTAAACAGACATTTGTTGGCTGTTCACAGCAAGAATTTTCCTCATGTTTGTGTTGAGTGTGGGAAGGGTTTTCGACATCCTTCTGAACTCAAAAAACATATGAGAACCCATACTGGTGAGAAGCCATATCAGTGTCAGTATTGTATTTTCAGGTGTGCAGATCAATCAAATCTGAAAACTCACATTAAGTCTAAACATGGTAACAATTTGCCATATAAATGTGAGCATTGTCCCCAAGCATTTGGTGATGAGAGGGAGCTTCAACGCCATCTGGATTTGTTTCAAGGACATAAGACACACCAGTGTCCTCATTGTGACCATAAGAGCACCAATTCAAGTGACCTTAAGCGACACATCATATCTGTTCATACTAAGGATTTTCCTCACAAATGTGAGGTTTGTGATAAAGGTTTTCATCGTCCTTCTGAGCTCAAAAAGCATAGTGATATCCATAAGGGTAGGAAGATTCATCAGTGTAGGCACTGTGACTTTAAAACATCAGATCCATTTATTCTTAGTGGCCACATCCTTTCAGTTCATACTAAAGATCAGCCATTGAAATGTAAAAGGTGCAAGAGAGGATTCAGACAACAAAATGAGCTCAAAAAACATATGAAGACCCATACtggaaggaagatttaccaatgTGAGTATTGTGAATACAGCACTACAGATGCATCTGGCTTTAAACGACATGTGATATCAATACATACAAAAGACTATCCACACAGGTGTGAATTCTGCAAGAAGGGATTCCGAAGACcatcagaaaaaaatcagcatattATGAGGCACCACAAAGAGGCTCTTATGTAATAAGATCAATAT from Callithrix jacchus isolate 240 chromosome X, calJac240_pri, whole genome shotgun sequence carries:
- the ZNF711 gene encoding zinc finger protein 711 isoform X2, yielding MDSGGGSLGLHTPDSRMAHTMIMQDFVAGMAGTAHIDGDHIVVSVPEAVLVSDVVTDDGITLDHGLAAEVVHGPDIITETDVVTEGVIVPEAVLEADVAIEEDLEEDDGDHILTSELITETVRVPEQVFVADLVTGPNGHLEHVVQDCVSGVDSPTMVSEEVLVTNSDTEAVIQAAGGVPGSTVTIKTEDDDDDDDVKSSSEDYLMISLDDVGEKLEHMGNTPLKIGSDGSQEDVKEDGFGSEVIKVYIFKAEAEDDVEIGGTEIVTESEYPSGHSVAGVLDQSRMQREKMVYMAVKDSSQEEDDIRDERRVSRRYEDCQGSGNNLDSPLESRSSTAAQYLQICDSINTNKVLKQKAKKRRRGETRQWQTAVIIGPDGQPLTVYPCHICTKKFKSRGFLKRHMKNHPDHLMRKKYQCTDCDFTTNKKVSFHNHLESHKLINKVDKTHEFTEYTRRYREASPLSSNKLILRDKEPKMHKCKYCDYETAEQGLLNRHLLAVHSKNFPHVCVECGKGFRHPSELKKHMRTHTGEKPYQCQYCIFRCADQSNLKTHIKSKHGNNLPYKCEHCPQAFGDERELQRHLDLFQGHKTHQCPHCDHKSTNSSDLKRHIISVHTKDFPHKCEVCDKGFHRPSELKKHSDIHKGRKIHQCRHCDFKTSDPFILSGHILSVHTKDQPLKCKRCKRGFRQQNELKKHMKTHTGRKIYQCEYCEYSTTDASGFKRHVISIHTKDYPHRCEFCKKGFRRPSEKNQHIMRHHKEALM
- the ZNF711 gene encoding zinc finger protein 711 isoform X1, which codes for MDSGGGSLGLHTPDSRMAHTMIMQDFVAGMAGTAHIDGDHIVVSVPEAVLVSDVVTDDGITLDHGLAAEVVHGPDIITETDVVTEGVIVPEAVLEADVAIEEDLEEDDGDHILTSELITETVRVPEQVFVADLVTGPNGHLEHVVQDCVSGVDSPTMVSEEVLVTNSDTEAVIQAAGGVPGSTVTIKTEDDDDDDDVKSSSEDYLMISLDDVGEKLEHMGNTPLKIGSDGSQEDVKEDGFGSEVIKVYIFKAEAEDDVEIGGTEIVTESEYPSGHSVAGVLDQSRMQREKMVYMAVKDSSQEEDDISCAEIADEVYMEVIVGEEEGTSLPEIQLEDSDVNKTVVPVVWAAAYGDERRVSRRYEDCQGSGNNLDSPLESRSSTAAQYLQICDSINTNKVLKQKAKKRRRGETRQWQTAVIIGPDGQPLTVYPCHICTKKFKSRGFLKRHMKNHPDHLMRKKYQCTDCDFTTNKKVSFHNHLESHKLINKVDKTHEFTEYTRRYREASPLSSNKLILRDKEPKMHKCKYCDYETAEQGLLNRHLLAVHSKNFPHVCVECGKGFRHPSELKKHMRTHTGEKPYQCQYCIFRCADQSNLKTHIKSKHGNNLPYKCEHCPQAFGDERELQRHLDLFQGHKTHQCPHCDHKSTNSSDLKRHIISVHTKDFPHKCEVCDKGFHRPSELKKHSDIHKGRKIHQCRHCDFKTSDPFILSGHILSVHTKDQPLKCKRCKRGFRQQNELKKHMKTHTGRKIYQCEYCEYSTTDASGFKRHVISIHTKDYPHRCEFCKKGFRRPSEKNQHIMRHHKEALM